The genomic region TACCGTTGACGAGCTGAAACAGATAGGGATTCCGGAAAAGGTAGCTTACCGCCTGATAGAGAAGGTTAGAGAAGTTTACGGAGAGTAGAGGAGGAAGACATGGAGATACTGTGGGCACCGTGGAGGTTGTCATATGTTCAGAAAGTTACAGAAAACAAAGGATGTGGTTGTTTTATATGCGATGCCTTTAACGATAGTCCGGAGAATGACAAGAAGAACCTGCTTCTTCACAGGGGAAAGAAAGCTCTCGTGATTTTGAATAGATTTCCCTACAACACTGCGCACCTTATGATATGTCCTGTAAGACATACCGGGGATTTTGAGTCTCTGCTGCCTGAAGAGATGGCAGAGATTGATGAGCTTCTTAAAAAATCCGTAAGGGTGATAAGGAGAGCTTATAATCCTGACGGTTTTAATGTAGGTCTTAATCTTGGTAAGCCTTCAGGTGGAAGCCACGATACACACATTCACTACCACGTTGTTCCAAGGTGGAATGGTGATACAAACTTTATGCCGATAATAGGCGGTGTTAAGGTTATACCTCAATCTCTTGAGGAGACTTACGATATACTTAAAAAGTTCTGGAGAAATGATGATTAATCCTTTTAGCTGGCTTGGGAAGAAAGGAAAGAGGATAGATAGGAAGGTTGAAAGCTTCCTGAAAAATCTTTCAATTAACAGAATTGATACGTTAAAAGAACTTCCCGACCTTGATATTGATAAGCCATTTAACGCCTACGTTACTCTTGCCATTCTTTTGAGAGAGAAGGGAGAGTTTCACAAGGCTATAAAGTTGCTTGAGAACCTGCTTTCTGAAGAGCTGACGATAGACGACGAAAAGCTCGTGATTCTTAACCTTGCGATCACCTATAAATTGGCAGGTTTTGTTGATAGAGCAGAACAGATAATTAGAGAAGGGATTGAAAGGTTTCCTGCTGAAGGTTACTTCTACTACGAACTTGCGAAGTTGAAGCAGATGTATGATGACTGGGAGGAGGCTGTTAAAAATTTTGAGATAGCGAACGGCCTTAACGGCATATTCCAGGAGGAACTCTTTTATACAAAACTTTTCTACATAAATAGACTTCTTGATAATGGGAAGATAGACAAGGCTTTTAAGGTTATGAAAACGCTTAAAAACATTCTTTTAGTGCCATTTTTCTACTACACGCTTGCGAGGATCTACTTTGAAATTGGCGACAGCGAGCGAGCTTACAGGAATGTTGTTACAGGAATGAGGCTTTCGGAGAAACAGTCTGACATGTTCCTGAAGCTTCTTGAGAACTATCAAACACTTGATGTTGAAGAGGTGGAAAGGCTTATAGATAAAGTTGGGCTTATCTATCCGCTTGCCCTTAAGTACGTTGAGCTTCTGACAGCAGGGGGTGAGGATGAAAAGGCCCTTGAGGTTGTAAACAAAATTGCTGAAAAGTATCCTCTTAAAGCTGAAGTAAAGGAACACCAGTTAAGGCTTATGTGGAAACTTGGTAAGAGGAAGCAGGTTGTTGACGTTATCGTTTCATCCCTTGAAAGGCTTAAAAAAGAGAGGAAAAAGTACGTCTGTGAAAACTGCGGTTACAAGACGGACACCTTTGACTGGTGTTGTCCAAAGTGTAAGTCGTGGGAAACTTTGAGGCTGGATATAGTTTAAGATGAGGGATAGGGTAAAAAGATTTTTCCATTCCCTTTTTAGGGGAAAGCTTCATTATTTCATTAGGTTTTGTTTCCTTGCCGCTTTCCTTTTTCTTACATTTAAGATTTCGCTTGCCATGGTTGACTACTACCTGGATAAGCTGAGAGGTTACGGTGTTTATGTTGAAAACCTTCACTTTCATCCAGGGACGCGGTTTGCGATTACTTTTGATGGTATTGAGTACAGGAACAAAAGAACCGAGTTTCACGGCAGTAGAGGAGAAGTTGTTTTAGACCTTGTAGAGTCGTTGAAAGAGAAAAGGCCTGTTGTTGAAAGGTTTTCTCTTGCTTCTTTTTCTCTCTCTTTGAGCGGTGATGATAAAAAGGGAAAAGTAACCATACCGGATATTTATTCTATTCCTTTCGGTGTGATTATTAGAAATCTTCATTTAGGAAGAGGAAATGTCTATTCAAGGGATTTTTCGGCCGAGTTTGGCGGTATAGACTGGGGCGGCGGGAGATTTTTACTCCGCAAAACAGAGGGGAGAATTAAAGGAAAGCCTTTTTATCTCACAGATGTTGCCGGCGTTCTGGATAACGACACGGTAAAGACGCGGCTTTTTAGATTTTCCTGGGATTCTATCTCTTTAGAAGGAAAAATTTCCTTTTCACTTAACCTTTATAATGCTAATTTTAACGGAACGCTTTCTATGCCGAAAGGGGACGTTACATTTACTTTGAAAAAAGAAGGTGAAAAGGTTACCTCTACCGGAACATTTGCTTTAAAGTCTCTTGAAAAGCGGTTTGATTTTTCCCTTGAGAGCAAGATAAAGAGAGAAGTTGACTTCAAAGGAGTTGTATCTGAAAAAGGGGAACCTTTTAAGTTTTCATTCAGCGGTGTTTTTGATGGTAATGAGGTTTCCGTTAAGGGTAGTGCCTCCGGTGATTTTGCCCTTGACGACAAAATTTCCCTTGAAGGGGTGAACGTTCATTGCGACTTTGCAGGCGAAACGGAAACTTTAAGCGGGTTTATTAGAGGAAATGTAAGGAAAGTCTCTTTTAGCGGGAGAGATTTTAAAAACCTTGCGGTCACCCTTAAGTTAAAAAATTCAAGATATCTGGACGCTGATCTATCCTGGCACGATGGAAATAATGGTAATGTTAAGGTTTCAGGTGATATTGTTAAGCGGAATTTTTCCGTTGCCGCTGACGTGAAAGGTTTTGATTTAAAGGCTGATCCTTTTGTCGCTTCTCTTTCTCCTTCTGTAAGAGAATGGATTCCCGACGTTTCCGGTAATTTTTATCTCAAAGGAGAAATCAAAGATGGCAAAGTTGCTGCAGCAGATTTAACCTTTGCCATTTCACGGTTCAACTTTAGAGGATTTATCGGTAAGGGCTATTTAGCTTCAAGGACGCAGAAGGGAAAATTTCTGGTAATGTTGAAGATTTCCGGAGATAACGGAATAGTTGGCTTTAAAGGATACTTGAACCCTTCTCAGGTTTCTATAAACGGTGACCTTTATTGTCAAAATCTTCAGCTTTCCTCTTTTGATTTCCTTGCTTCTGAAGGTCTTAATGGTACCGTTACGGGTGGAGGAACACTTTTTGGCAGGTTATCCTCTTTAAGAGGTAATTTCAAGTATCAATCTAAAGAATTTTCATACTTTGGTGAAAAATTTAAAAACATTTCAGGAACGGTTAATCTTGATTATCCTTCTTTGTTTATAGAGGCTAAGGATTCTGAAGGAAAGCTGGATGTCAGGAAGATTGCCCTTAAATTTTCCCCAACCTTTGCAATAGACGTTGCCGCTTATGTTAAGGATTTTAGCCTTTCAACTATTGAGAGGATAACAAAAAGGTATGGTGTCAACATGCCTGTAAGGTTAGATGGAAATGCTGATGGAAGTATTACTTTAGGTTTTCATCACGGTGAGAAAGTTCCTTTCACGATGGACGTTTCCATTGATAGGTACCGTTCTTTCTATGTCCTTGGCAGTACAATCTCCGGGAATGCTACAGGGGCAGGAGAGGTAGTCTTTGATGGAAAGCTTGCTGTTTCTCTTTCAGGCAGGTCTAAGGATGCTGAAGTTGCAGGGTTAAAGTTCTCCGGGGGCAGTTACCAGTTTAAACTGAAAGGTAAAGATATAAACGTTTCTGGAAAGGATTTTTCTTCCCCTCTATTAGATAAAAGTTCCATAAAGTTTGCCGTTGATATTGATACGGAAAAGCAATCAGTGGATGGTTCTTTTTCGTTGAGCGGTCGTAAAACGTTTCCTCACGTTGTAACTGATATCAATCTGCAGGGAAAAATTAAAGGTCTTTTTGACAACTTTACAGTTCCCATTAAAGGTAAAGCCAGGGTTTCTTCCGATTATTTGAAGGATACACTTTCTGTTAAGTTTTCCGGTAACCTTCATGAACCTGACAATAGAGGTGAGATAGCCTTTTCTTCAAATAGAGGTAGTATTTATATAGAGATGGACGGTAGAAATTTATCATTGAATGGAACATTAAAAGACTTAGATTTTGGTTTTGAAAAGGTTAGCGGAACGGCAGGGCTTGTAGTTCTTAACCTTAATGTGAAGGATTTTGATTTTGAACATTTAAACGGTATTATCGGAATTCCCGTTCTTTCCATCTTTCCAGAAAACCTGCCTGAAATTGATGCCGTTTCGGGAATTTATATTAACTTTAACAAGGGTGCTATTAAAGTGAGTGATGCTTCCTTTTCTTTTCCTGGAGGATGGCTTAACCTTAATCTTTCCTTTGCTGACGGTGTACTTGAGGGTGACTTTAAAGGTTCCGTAAGTGCCAGGGCGGCTGCAAGGAGATTCCTGCCTTCAGTTCTTGTGAAGGAAGGAGACTTTAACGTCTCAGGTAAGTTCAGGTACGACAAAAAGCTCTCTTACTCCGTTAAAGTGGAAACGGATG from Desulfurobacterium sp. TC5-1 harbors:
- a CDS encoding HIT domain-containing protein, which translates into the protein MEILWAPWRLSYVQKVTENKGCGCFICDAFNDSPENDKKNLLLHRGKKALVILNRFPYNTAHLMICPVRHTGDFESLLPEEMAEIDELLKKSVRVIRRAYNPDGFNVGLNLGKPSGGSHDTHIHYHVVPRWNGDTNFMPIIGGVKVIPQSLEETYDILKKFWRNDD
- a CDS encoding translocation/assembly module TamB domain-containing protein; this encodes MVDYYLDKLRGYGVYVENLHFHPGTRFAITFDGIEYRNKRTEFHGSRGEVVLDLVESLKEKRPVVERFSLASFSLSLSGDDKKGKVTIPDIYSIPFGVIIRNLHLGRGNVYSRDFSAEFGGIDWGGGRFLLRKTEGRIKGKPFYLTDVAGVLDNDTVKTRLFRFSWDSISLEGKISFSLNLYNANFNGTLSMPKGDVTFTLKKEGEKVTSTGTFALKSLEKRFDFSLESKIKREVDFKGVVSEKGEPFKFSFSGVFDGNEVSVKGSASGDFALDDKISLEGVNVHCDFAGETETLSGFIRGNVRKVSFSGRDFKNLAVTLKLKNSRYLDADLSWHDGNNGNVKVSGDIVKRNFSVAADVKGFDLKADPFVASLSPSVREWIPDVSGNFYLKGEIKDGKVAAADLTFAISRFNFRGFIGKGYLASRTQKGKFLVMLKISGDNGIVGFKGYLNPSQVSINGDLYCQNLQLSSFDFLASEGLNGTVTGGGTLFGRLSSLRGNFKYQSKEFSYFGEKFKNISGTVNLDYPSLFIEAKDSEGKLDVRKIALKFSPTFAIDVAAYVKDFSLSTIERITKRYGVNMPVRLDGNADGSITLGFHHGEKVPFTMDVSIDRYRSFYVLGSTISGNATGAGEVVFDGKLAVSLSGRSKDAEVAGLKFSGGSYQFKLKGKDINVSGKDFSSPLLDKSSIKFAVDIDTEKQSVDGSFSLSGRKTFPHVVTDINLQGKIKGLFDNFTVPIKGKARVSSDYLKDTLSVKFSGNLHEPDNRGEIAFSSNRGSIYIEMDGRNLSLNGTLKDLDFGFEKVSGTAGLVVLNLNVKDFDFEHLNGIIGIPVLSIFPENLPEIDAVSGIYINFNKGAIKVSDASFSFPGGWLNLNLSFADGVLEGDFKGSVSARAAARRFLPSVLVKEGDFNVSGKFRYDKKLSYSVKVETDGVVGRVSYLLGTVKIDKLSLSVENGKLRYIFTATEVEDGNIVVSGGDVITASIFNVPVGQRGMWRARITGNLKFANRNLTGTINISRPVILKLTSERKETSSTFSIPFNVDIGLNFLEPLEFKTDVWSIKLLPMLKVTVNNGMPAVSGNFFVLDGKIKYMGKEFVISYGSGIIDNLLELKGNVNIAASSRIGDYYVYMFVRGNLASPVLYFSSEPPLTKEEILSLIMTGATPSEMERSNELFPVVQVAYYATSTFLKPVEKTFSKLLKLESFSLEPYITRYGETVIKFSVTKRIGDRLRFIGYETTGQDPEFSIGAQYFVGHYKNVYLEYQYSNYYHNEYGVGFDFRIKDWVWLKEKIERKIEKLKK